Proteins found in one Moraxella osloensis genomic segment:
- a CDS encoding recombinase family protein — protein sequence MKIGYARTSTLDQNLDLQLDALQNCGCEKIYQEQVSSIKDKRPQLENCLQSLRAGDVLYIWRLDRLGRSLKDLINIVNQLQDIGCELVSVKESIDTSTTAGKLTFHLFASLAEFERELIRERTQAGLASARARGRMGGRPEKLKDSEKQMIRQLMTDRHNSANDIAKQFGVSRATVYNVAKGVTLAR from the coding sequence ATGAAAATCGGCTATGCACGCACATCGACCCTCGACCAAAATTTAGATTTGCAACTTGATGCCTTACAAAACTGTGGTTGCGAAAAAATCTACCAAGAACAAGTTTCCTCAATTAAAGACAAACGCCCTCAACTGGAAAACTGCTTACAATCCCTTCGAGCTGGAGATGTGTTATATATTTGGCGGCTTGACCGACTGGGGCGAAGTTTAAAAGACCTGATTAACATCGTCAATCAGTTGCAAGATATCGGCTGTGAGCTGGTGTCAGTTAAAGAAAGCATTGATACCAGCACCACCGCAGGCAAACTCACCTTTCATTTATTTGCCTCACTCGCAGAATTTGAACGTGAATTGATTCGGGAACGCACCCAAGCAGGATTAGCCTCGGCTCGAGCAAGAGGACGAATGGGGGGACGACCCGAAAAACTCAAAGATTCAGAAAAACAAATGATTCGTCAGTTAATGACAGACCGTCATAACTCAGCCAATGATATCGCCAAACAATTTGGGGTCAGTCGGGCAACCGTTTACAATGTGGCAAAGGGTGTAACATTAGCCCGTTAG
- a CDS encoding RepB family plasmid replication initiator protein — translation MKDNLVVKHNDLVTASYAMTRHEQNLLLSCISQIDSRKRLEEGHVFTLTVEQARDLFYNGNDQYNAYRDLKTASERLFERKIRIQLDNGKELLTRFVQSVIFDPEAGAVNIRFATDIYPYLSELEKNFTKYRLANIVQLTSVYAVRLYELLICWLGQGLHNKEFDIDDFRRLMGIDDKYSQFGELKKRVIVPALEQINEFTDHDIRVSYRKVGRVFRFIAFSFNVKDREKPKAIETTTMPSKRSKTQNRPLSEPIRDPNTLDLFTGQTDTESKNIPSWQLKGLSDAQIKKIGVYKQEFIDANTSKISSNDRRGYDEIFESWQPMLKDPNQVKNFKIVQDLLERKRQN, via the coding sequence ATGAAAGATAATCTTGTAGTGAAACATAATGACCTAGTGACCGCCAGTTACGCCATGACAAGGCATGAACAAAACCTATTACTGTCCTGTATTAGCCAAATTGACAGCCGTAAGCGTTTGGAAGAAGGGCATGTATTCACTCTCACGGTTGAGCAAGCTAGAGACCTGTTTTATAACGGTAATGACCAATACAACGCCTACAGAGACCTAAAGACAGCCAGTGAACGCCTATTTGAGCGTAAAATACGCATACAACTGGATAACGGTAAAGAGTTGCTTACTCGGTTTGTACAATCGGTTATCTTTGACCCAGAAGCGGGGGCGGTGAATATCCGCTTTGCTACTGACATCTATCCATACCTGAGTGAACTAGAAAAGAATTTTACTAAATATCGCTTGGCGAATATCGTCCAATTAACCAGTGTTTACGCTGTTAGGCTCTATGAGTTGCTCATCTGTTGGCTTGGACAAGGCTTGCATAACAAAGAGTTCGATATAGACGACTTTAGGCGGTTAATGGGTATTGATGACAAATACAGCCAGTTTGGTGAGCTTAAAAAGCGTGTTATCGTCCCTGCGCTGGAACAAATAAACGAGTTTACAGACCATGACATCAGGGTGAGTTATCGCAAGGTGGGTCGAGTATTCCGTTTCATTGCGTTCAGTTTCAACGTAAAGGATAGGGAAAAGCCAAAGGCGATAGAAACCACTACAATGCCCTCAAAACGCTCTAAAACGCAAAATAGACCCCTTAGCGAGCCTATTAGAGACCCAAATACCCTAGATTTGTTTACAGGGCAAACAGACACCGAAAGCAAAAATATACCGTCTTGGCAGTTAAAAGGGCTGTCAGACGCTCAAATTAAGAAAATAGGGGTATACAAGCAAGAGTTCATCGACGCGAATACAAGTAAAATCTCATCCAATGACCGAAGGGGCTATGATGAAATTTTTGAGAGCTGGCAACCAATGCTAAAAGATCCCAATCAAGTAAAAAATTTCAAAATTGTTCAAGACTTGTTAGAGCGAAAAAGGCAAAATTAA